The DNA region AGGGGTGCAAATGTAAAatctcagggggttcaaaaaagaTATATTATAGGGGGGTAagtagaatttttttgtttttcagggggttcaactgaaccccctgtGCTCtatgtgggtccgcccctgctaGACTCTACAGTTAGTTGCTGTCTATATATCTCGAATTTGGTTTTAGAACTAGATTCTTCTTCTGCTGTAAAACTTGTATATATTCACCCAAGTTGGAGCTCTTTAGCTTCAATAGATTAATATCACTTCCGAGAAGCAAAACATTGCGGAGATCACTTGTTGAATTTGGGTCATCATTGGGATTTTACATGCCCTTGtttttgttagtttttcttaGTCAATCTCATCCTGTATGTCTAAGGATACGAGAGGAGTTTCATTTTCCTGTCTTTCCTTTTCTTGTAGGTTTGAGCTTTAACCCATAATTATctaaacaaaagtaaaatataatttatataaaaacatGTTGATGATAAATCTTGATTCGGGTGCTTTCCTCTTGTAACTAAAAAAATCTTGATTCGGGTACGTAGGTACTCATTGGATATGGATATAGGTActaagatttttttatttttttttgaaatgatataGGTACTAAGATTGTTATCACAGGAGTTTGAATTTCAAATAAAGGTCTTTCTTAAGAGAGGTGTTCAAGTATAAAAATATGTGTGGTTTGGAAGAACAAATTTGAGATTCGTCATGTTTGACATGTCTAGCTGATAAGCTACCTAAAAACTGAAGATTGATAGCTAAAAAACTATCTCATTGAAAAaggtttggtaaaactagctgttgaGCCGTCTGAAATTGTCAAATGACATAAAAAGGCAcacttgtataattttttttacatttaacTTTACTTTATTTACAAATcgatacatatatatatatacaactgTGCATGTCTACTATtttgataatatatatatacatatatatgatattaaaataattatcactttaaatattttaatttagttcaaattatttatcttctaaaaaatataatattattttttaattattttcgtttttttatttttattaatttaatagaATAAAAAAACTGTATTTACACTCTTTTGCCGTTTTAGTCCCAAATAGGGATTATTTTGGCAAAAAATAAAGCAATGTGAAGGACCAaaagtattaatttttttattggggaccaaaactataaaattgtgataagtgagggaccaaaagagctattaagccttttTAATTTAGTAAAGTAAGTTTATATTTGTctaaattaacaaaatattttttaaaattttatgaatagaaattatttaaaaataaatataattagagtttagtgtttttataaatataaaaagggCAATGatagaattttattaaaatgttaaagataaaaaagagagtaaatttaataagctttaAACTATAAGCTACTTGAGGTAGCTTATTAAAAAAGCTTTAAGCTATTGAAATAAGCCTCTTTACCAAACAATTttaaagagcttttaagctagttaaataagttataagctagttgaaatgacatgccaaacaaaTACATTATCATAAGTGTTTACGAAAGTGTTTGTGagaatttatttaaatagatTATGACTTGTTTTTtcaagttatttttaattaagttatttttaaattatcttATCATTGTTGGTCATTATTAAAACCTTGATTCTTTGCCAAGAGTacaactacttttttttttacatcggaaatatAAGATAAATTGTACTCTCTAGGGATTGATCCCCGGACCTCCCACACCCACTCATTTCTCTCTTAACTCTTACTACTTAAGATATCATTCCGGTAACACTTTTTATAattgatttatattttaaaaagtcAAAATACTCATAATtcatcaatttttattttaaaaaaataatcagCCTCAGTATTTTGAAGAATGTGTGTAAAACAGTACAATGTCAATATTTCTATTCCCCCAAATCCCTTTAGCTTGGTTATAGCCTCTATCACCTGATGCTTAAGTCTCATTATTACAAGATCAGGACAAGAAAAAAGCCAAAATGGTTTTAAACTTTAAAGAATACCTCCCTTTAAGCCGTCCATAATATAAAATAACTAGAGCAGATAAGCTTAAAAATTATTAAGACAATTTTTATGGGGGGCAGAAGGGGGTGTGGTGAGGCAATGTGTCAATGTGACATGACTATTTGGAAATACTTGTGGCTCTTGATCCTCTCTATATTCGTAGTTGGAAATACTTTTAGCTTTTCTCATGACACAACAATGCTTAGGCTCAGTACAATCCACAATTAAAGCACTGAAACGTATCAAAACTTTGAACTATCTAACAAGTTTGGATTCAATTTTAGGcctttcaaaatcaattttttcccTACAGAAATTACTTCCACTATAAACATGAAAACCATCTGAATTTCAAAACACACATTATGTAGTTATCATCGTTAATCGACATCAAGTGACCCCATGGTCGGTTTGTCCTTTCACAATGTGTAATAAACATGAAATTTTATCATCAACCTTTCCACAGAAGACACACCTCCAACGTTACAGGCAAGGCAAACAGCCAATGAGAGCTATTCATTTTGCGGGCCACTATCCACCCACTCTAGGACTAGTAGGGACATTGACGTCAAAAAATACTCAGGTGAATTAATAATCGATTGATTCAAATAGTACATGTTTGATTCTGATACCTTTTAACTGAAGTCTTGGATTCGAATCTTAAGAATAGGGAAAAAAATTCACCAACAAACTATGATGTGAATGTTCCCGACTCAAACATAATTCTTTCTAGTAGGTGGTACCTTTGATGCATGGAAAACAAATACAACCACCGTGGGACCCTCATCTTTTCCACTAACCACACTAGTATTTATTTAAACTTAGCTTGCTAAACAACAATGATTAGGGAAAATCATAGTAACCAACGTTGCCCTTCACCAATGTCTAGTCCACATCACAGCCGTATAAACAATCCTGCGTCGGTCCCGTCCTAAAGCTAACTAACGGCCCCACCACCAAGAATTGATCAACGGTCGGTGATGCAGCCCCACAACCTCACATCACACCGTACACGTGGCGCCACCAGAGCAAACAGGAGGCTCCCAACTTGCTTTTCTTGAAAATTCTTGTCTTGCCATTTTTCCCTCGTGTTTACAAAACAACTTCAAATGTAGCAGCAAGTTCTTAGTATAAATAACCAGCACTTTAGCTTATGTTAGAACAAGAACCTTGGCTAACAGCATAAGGCATTATCATTATTCATTAGCATTAGCATAAATATTATTCTAAGCCTGAAATCctagagaaaaaaaatgccGATTTCTAAAATTGCCATTGGAAATCCTTCTGAATTTGGCAAAGCTGATGCACTCAAGGCTGCTCTAGCTGAGTTCATCTCAATGCTTATCTTTGTCTTTGCAGGACAAGGCTCTGGCATGGCATATAGTAAGGCCTTGTTCAACTCGTataataacatgtttggatcaacttcttttGTATCAGAATCAGTTTTAAACTTCAGAAATTTCTCCTCACAACTGATTTtgtcttcagaatcaattgtaaaaggaTTTTTAAACATGCGCGGACTAAATTTTTGTTTGGTTTGCACTGACATATTgtgttttctgttttctttttttttgcagACAAGCTCACAGACAATGGTTCAGCAACACCAGCTGGAGTAGTAGCTGCATCACTGTCCCATGCATTTGCTCTCTTTGTTGCTGTCTCTGTTGGTGCTAACATCTCTGGTGGCCATGTCAACCCTGCTGTTACATTTGGTGCCTTCATTGGTGGCCACATTACCCTCATTAGAGGCCTCTTGTATTGGATTGCTCAGTTGCTTGGCTCTGTGGTTGCTTGCTTGCTCCTCAAATTTGCCACTGGGGGATTGGTGAGGCACCTTACATGTATTCATTCATTTTGAATAGTAGACATGTTAtccttgtatatttttttttaattttaagtactagggttttaaattgcgatTGCGGTCGCGATTTTATTTCGTGGAATTGTGAACAAATGCGAGCTGATGTAGCCACAAGTGTGATCGTAATGTTGTTACAGAAACTCAAAAACCCTTTACGTTGCGTTGTGGTCACAATTGGGGCAGCAAATTGTAAATTAAAACCCTGCTACCATTTCAGTGCTGAATTTGAGTATATTTTGTGTATGTCCATTGCAGGAAACTTCTGCATTCTCATTGTCTTCTGGTGTGGGAGCATCAAATGCACTTGTCTTTGAGATTGTGATGACTTTTGGTTTGGTTTACACTGTGTATGCCACTGCAGTGGATCCAAAGAAGGGTGACATCGGGATTATTGCTCCAATTGCCATTGGTTTCATTGTGGGAGCTAACATCTTGGCAGGTGGTGCCTTTGATGGTGCATCCATGAACCCAGCAGTGTCTTTTGGGCCCGCAGTTGTTAGCTGGACCTGGACTAATCACTGGGTCTATTGGGCTGGCCCGTTGATTGGTTCAGCTATTGCAGCAGTTGTCTATGAGTTGTTCTTCATCCCCCAAAGCAATTATGAAGAGCTCCCTGTTGCAGAATATTAGGACCAAAACTCCCCCAGTGTTTTAAATTGAAAGTGGGGagggtttttcttttgtttcccTATGTTGTTTGCACTTTCATGTTTCCAAATGTTGAATTCTCTTTACTTTTGTCCTGTTCTGTAAGATCATGTATGAATGATCATTAGATGTTTTAGCCAAGCTTTTTGTCCTCATAAAATCATTCAGTACCTCTTACATGATGATCCTTCGAAAGAAGAAAATTGCTGCACTTGACAGGGGTCTAAGCCTCTCTCAAACTACCCAAGAAACACCGTGAATCTAAGAACGATGTTTAGAGGTCCTGTATTGACTAAAGAGATGACCAAATAAATCTTTATGAAAGGTAGAGCAATTATAAAACAACTTTCAGGTTTTGAGGTAAAGTCAGGCATAGCCAGAAAACAATATGCATTAATTACTGTCCTAATGTCCATAATCATATTTAGCAATTCCAAATGTAATATTTCAGAAGCTAACTAACCCACATTATTAACCAATACAAGTCATTGGACACATCAATACAAATGTAGGCACTCCATTACAAATCACCACCATCTTTCTTCCTTCTCCTACAATCTTAATCGCAAATGAAAGCTACAATTCCATTATTTGGCACAATATCCATTCAAAGGAAAGACTTCAGATGCAATAAGTTTCAGAATGAGCATCTCCAGTGCCAAGTACAGAAAGTTTTCTTTGGAACTAAAATTACAAGTTCAAAAGTtcaacaaaatataaaaaaccAGGAGTAAGGCTCCTCATCTTTTCTTGTCATGTTGTCTATAAAGTTTCGCACGCCGCTGCTTGAACAGATGGAGGTAAAGTTTGAGCCAGAGGAATGGATAAACTATAAGCACAACCTGATTGAGAGAAATGAAGCATACATTAAAAGAATAAACAAATGGCAGATGCAGACAGACAAAATTGAATTGAAGAGGAGCAAGAAGGCATTTGATATATCAGTCAAACAGAAAACCAGTTTCCATGTGCTATACAAGTCAGTTTCCATCACTGTATTAACAGAACTATTTCTAAGCTTTCATTTTCTTATCTCCATAACTAACTGATGCCAACTACCAGGTAATCCATTTGAGGTTATAGGTTACTTATGAAAACTTACCCTAAGGAAATCATAATAACTAAATGGGAGGCTTGAAAAGGAATCTGCATAGagattcttcttctttataattGGAAGCGCCTGGTACATAGCCCATACTGCATTATATTGAATAATTAGTAACAACAACAGTGATGACATTTGGACTAGAAAGGAATAGTGAGTAGTATATAgtaacatcaattttaaattcATTCATACAAAATTCAGAGATAGGAAGGAGATATTGATATATGAACTCACTTTCTCCAGGACCCACTCCCAAAGGATACAGCACAATGAATGCAGTGTACCTAATTAAAAGATAAAGACAAAAGCATATATACTTGATTAGAGTATTCTATTAATGTGATAGAACCTACTAACCTCCTATTTCTAGGACTTAGGAGAATGTGGGttaagatgaaagaaaaataaaaatacctgAGATATGTGATCCAAGAAGGACAATTTCCCAAGCAACTGAAAGCATAATGTGAATATCTAATGACCTGTACCTCCAAAGATAGCAAGCCCAATCATCTTTCTTACTTAGAAAGGgtcatatatattatatttcgtCTCTACAACAATTTTCATGGATTGCAAACATCACAAACCACAGAAGAAAAAATTTAAGCTACAATCCACATCATGAACAAATCACCTGATATTatcctaaaattaaaaatacaagaaACATGCACTTACGGTATAAAATACTTGAAATACAAAAAATCCAACACTACATCTCATTTTCCCACTATGACTCCACTAATACAAATCATAGAGATTATCaacagtttttcttttttctttgataCAACACTACATGTCATAAATTGATTTGAATGGCCTTGTAACTTACAATAGTTTAAATAAGAAGGTCATGCTAGTAAATTAAACAGTCCTGATCAGTAGATTGCAAAACAGTATCTACATCCACAAACACCGCGATTTCCCCTCTATATTTTTCTTCCTGTCatatcacatcatatatcacatcaaTTTTCTCTTCCTAGCTCTCTCTAGGTATCTACACGAAAACGATGTACACCAAACATTATTGTAGATTAAATGAACCACATCcagttaaaaaataaagaaataaattacCTCACTGATGCTCCATGCAAGAAAAGTAATAAAAATTGAAGTTAACTCCTGGACCTGCAGAAAGCACACAGCATAAGGCCTGAGTTGTTATAATCAGTGAATCAACTCATTCCATAAACAAGAGCTTCAAGTGAAAAtcatattattataaaaaatattatttaaaaatttatgaaaaagagagagagagagaggatgtAAAAGAGAACCTCATCAAGTTTAGCAACAAGGGCAAGCACAAAATGAGTCCTTCCTCCCCATTGCATCAGAGGAAGCAACACTCCACTCGGCACAAGGCCTGAAAATTTGAAACCCCACCATTCCATTCATGCATTACTTACtaaaaatctttaaatttgtTCATTCAATTCAATCATTCacagtaaaaaagaaaaacccacTTACCAATGGCTCCGTGTATAACTTCCAAGAATGCAGCACATTGCAGAAAAACTAGAGAGAAATTAATAACAAATCACAAAATTGATAAATACATAAATAATCTTTTGATTGATTGCATGTAGAGACTACAGTAAGAAGATAAGATATTGAATGAAAAGTTGTGAGTGATTGACTTATTAATTGGCCGGCAGAAGCATAAGTGCcattgatggaggcagtggagACAAGATTGAACACAATTTTCGTCAACGAAACCGTCCTGTCAATGAGAAAAATGGAAAGTgtgagaggagaagaagaagaaggataaGAATAAAGATAAACATAGAGTACCATCCAATGGCCTGAAGAGAGTTGTAAGAGAGTAAATAGAGAGTGGAAATGCCAAGAGGAGCCATCGTTCGTCACtcactccttctccttcttcttagCGTTTCTCTAATAACTAACTAACCATCAATGCTATCTATCTATTCACTCTGCATTCTTCAACCATTTTTGGCCATCCTACTTAATTTTCATCACATGTAGTCTCTTTCAATaattgctttctttttcacaattttcccatgattttttttttcagtattTTTTTAAGCCCATTTTTATGTTGGGTTAATAAATCaagtttatttcaaaaaaaaaaaagttttaccAACAATGGTTGCTTCAACCGTTCAAGTAGTACATACTTGATTTCGAGTCTTATAAATGGAGAAAAACCCTGCAAAGAGAGTTAACTCTACCATAGTGTAAATGTTTCGGGCTCAAATATGACTTAGGATGCCTATTAACACAGGGAAAAAAGAATGAGAAGATAGTATTTTTTACGCTCAGAAAGACAAAGAAAATGACTACGCTAGTAAATCTGATTAACTTCTTTCACACTTACCTCAAGTGAGagaaaaaagaataaaacataggatagataattttataaaaaatataataaaaaaattaggtaGAAATAATATGGAAGAAAAATGAAGTATATGAATGAATTAGGTAGAAGTAATATGgaagaaaaaaagttataattTGGTTGAAACCTCTTTCACAGTTTCACTCAACTATTCTCTCATCGTTCCTTTCGTCCTTCAATTCAAAGTGCTCTCTCCTCGTTGCAGGTACTTTCTCTATTAATATCCTCTGTGaagtttttttctttgaatGTCAGGATTTCCCAACCTGGACTAGTACTAAAGTGCGTTTTCATTTAATTGAATTGATTCATTTTGAGGGTTAACCCTTGTTCATTGTTTTCATTCTTCAATTACCATTACAATTGCAATGCATATCAACTACTATTTTTGGGTCCACCTTTTGGATCATCCACGACAATCCTGTTCAAACCATGTTCATCCACATTCTTAGGCGGGTTTTGTTTTACACACAAAACTCAAAGTTAGATACCTTGCTTAATGTGTTTGACGCTTAATGTGTTTGACAGTTtaaggagaaggagaaagctTTCAGGCAAAGGGCAGGGGAGGGCTAGTGATGGGGAAGGGGAGCAAGTCATTGTTTTGTTTGCAAGTTCAAAATTTCTTTGTGGGGAACACTACAAATTAACTAAAGGAAAGTTTTGGAAGGTTTTTAAAGATTACTCAAACCTTTCTCCCCTTCTTACAATCTCTCAAATAAGAAGAGGTCTCAAATAAGAGGAGAGAAGTGAGATATATGATGAGTGAtgcaaaagacaaaaaaaataaaatagagagATATGGAGAAAAAGTTGTGAAAATGGAATGGTAGAGAAAATGAGTGTAAATATATAAAAGTTGATTTtttatggaataaatttattCGAAGCTTAATTTCACTCACACCCATAAAGAGATAGAAATAGACGAAAGAATGGTTtaagatatgatatgtgataggaagaaaatatagaaacaaaaagttatctaaatagaaaataaaatgaagtgCAAATATATCAAACCCCTTTATTGATGGGTTATCTTCACACGACTGCTTGATCTATGTGCTTGGCATCTTATTATACTATTCTTATTGGAAAGCTGTATAGATTATTCACGCATAATTAGTTAGTGGCTgctaataaaaaatttaaagtgCTGTATTGAGAGGTATCCAAATCATATTGAAAGTTAAATTTAAACAAGTGCTTGATATTTTACACTCAGAACATACCACCAGCCTATGGATGATAAGCACAAACATTGATATAGACAACAGTTATATGCTGTGCTTGAGATATGTTACAGCTGTGTCACACTATGAAGAACCATGCTTAAAGCTTAAAGATGCTATGCTATACATATTGATCTATGATTTTCTCATACTTCAATTTTTAACACCATCcctatatatatacacatctcTTTTTACAGTAAAATAAGGAATAGAAAACTTAATCCTTAGATCTCCTTCCTTTTTCTACCATGAAAAAGGGAAGTGCATACATACAGGGTTAGTGTAAAAAAATGGGTATGAATGAAACATGATCCATTCAGGTTAGGCTTTCTTATACCAGATTCCACACATATGAACAAAGTATTGGTCTTGATTTCAAAAAGAATCCTCCTGATTAGCCTGTTAGAAATGTTCTTCCTTGGTCACCATAGAAGGATAAAGATTGGTGATCATGACTCAGAGGAAACAACATCTTTCTTTCTTCGTCATCCATCACCCAAAGGGGGTCTGAAGAATAATCCCATGATGGAGAAAACAATGGAGGATAAGAGAAATTGCAACCTTCTTCACTATACCCATCGAAGACTGGTTGCAGATTAAAATTCTCATCTTCTGACATAGCAATATCTTTCCATATATCATCCATAGAGTACCCCTGATCATCACCACCATCTTGGTGATCTTCTCCAATTACATGAACATTATTCATGTTATGAGCTCCACCTGTGTCATAAAAGCTGTCTTCTTCTCCAGCCTCTTTGGAAGCATGTGAATCCACACCATGATTATTTGAGGTCAGTGAGGATTCACAGCTTGAAGAATCAgcaggtgatgatgatgatgcagctTCTGCTGCacgcttcttctccttctcctgaGCCTTCTTTTTCCTCATGTGAGTCCTCCAATAGTTCTTGATCTCATTATCAGTGCGCCCCGGTAATTTGCGAGCAATTCTAGACCATCTGCACAAAAAAAACCATGAAAGCTATTTCAATCTAAGCAACCAGTGAAATTCAATCAAAGAAACTATACAAATTGAAGCG from Lotus japonicus ecotype B-129 chromosome 2, LjGifu_v1.2 includes:
- the LOC130740502 gene encoding aquaporin TIP1-2-like → MPISKIAIGNPSEFGKADALKAALAEFISMLIFVFAGQGSGMAYNKLTDNGSATPAGVVAASLSHAFALFVAVSVGANISGGHVNPAVTFGAFIGGHITLIRGLLYWIAQLLGSVVACLLLKFATGGLETSAFSLSSGVGASNALVFEIVMTFGLVYTVYATAVDPKKGDIGIIAPIAIGFIVGANILAGGAFDGASMNPAVSFGPAVVSWTWTNHWVYWAGPLIGSAIAAVVYELFFIPQSNYEELPVAEY
- the LOC130740503 gene encoding uncharacterized protein LOC130740503; protein product: MAPLGISTLYLLSYNSLQAIGWTVSLTKIVFNLVSTASINGTYASAGQLIIFLQCAAFLEVIHGAIGLVPSGVLLPLMQWGGRTHFVLALVAKLDEVQELTSIFITFLAWSISEVIRYSHYAFSCLGNCPSWITYLRYTAFIVLYPLGVGPGEIWAMYQALPIIKKKNLYADSFSSLPFSYYDFLRVVLIVYPFLWLKLYLHLFKQRRAKLYRQHDKKR
- the LOC130740504 gene encoding transcription factor MYB59, with the translated sequence MVLQQEFRKGPWTEQEDFKLVYYVGLFGDRRWDFIAKVSGLSRTGKSCRLRWVNYLHPDLKRGKMTPQEERLVTELHSKWGNRWSRIARKLPGRTDNEIKNYWRTHMRKKKAQEKEKKRAAEAASSSSPADSSSCESSLTSNNHGVDSHASKEAGEEDSFYDTGGAHNMNNVHVIGEDHQDGGDDQGYSMDDIWKDIAMSEDENFNLQPVFDGYSEEGCNFSYPPLFSPSWDYSSDPLWVMDDEERKMLFPLSHDHQSLSFYGDQGRTFLTG